GACCTTCGCGACCGGCTGCTGGCCACTGCGGGCCAGGTCCACTGCTCGGCGCCGGAACTCCGGCGGCTTGGCTGCAGGCACAAGGACTCCTCTCGAAGGTGACATCGTCACCTCACGGCAGGTGTCCGGGAAACCGGGGCAGGCTCCGTCGTTCGAATACCTCAGCGCGATGGCCGACGTCACACCGCTGCTCTCCGAGACGACGTGGCATCGGATGTTGGACGAGCGTGAGCTCGGCTGGCGAGGCCGGGTTCTGATCTTCCTGGACTATGTCGCACGTGAAGACGCCCAATACTGCACAATCCCCGACCATGCGACCTACGAGAGTCAGAGGCGCATCACCATCCAGCTGGCCGATGTCGCCCGCCGCATCGAAGTGCAGACAGGCGCCGGCGGAAGGAGGTCGTCGGCGGATACGGCTAGGGGCTAGTTGCGACCGAGTCCGGCGCAGCGAAGGGTGCACGTAGAGGCCCGTCTAGGCGATGCTGCGCAGCGAAGGGACTGGTCCCGGTGGCTACGCCGTGGGCCAGGGCCGCTGGCGAGCAGCCCTCTCCCGGGCCGCATCCGGGTGAGTGAGCACTCAGCTAGTGCCTACGTCACCCTTCTGGAGCGCCCTCATCAGTTGCGTCGGCTTCGTCGATGATGGTGATCGCGTGGACGCGGGGCTCCTCAACAACCCGCCATTGCAGCGACTCGCCGAGTTCGACTCGCGCCCTGGGCTCCGACCCCTTGGACGGATGTGTGAAGACACCGACCGCAACGCCTACGTCGGCGAGGGGCTCCAGCTCCTCTTTCGCTTCGGGCTCTCGCAGCGCGTCCAGGCTGTGGAGACGGTCGACCAAGATGACCTTTCCATCCAAGCTGTCATCGAACAGTGGAAACACTCGAATCGCCGACTGATTCAGGCGCACCTCGCCCGTCTCGAAGTCCCGCACGCCAAGTGTGGCGAGGGCCTCATAGGAGGAGGCTATTGCTACCGGTTCGATCATGTCGGTCGCGAGGCCGAAAAGCAGAGCGGGCAGGTCTGCGACCCGCGCACTGTGCTCGTGGCCTAGGTCGAGGCATTGCTCAACGATGGACGCCTCTTCGCCGCGAACCATTGCGTTGGCCAACTGTCGGCCCAGGTCCTCTGGCGGCGCTATCGTCCGGGGCGACTCGACGAAGAACACCTTGGGCACGATCACGTTCATGCCGAGCACCCGCCTTTGGCCGACGGTGGACCAAGAGGCCGAAGACGTTTGTCCGACGAAGAGATCGAGAAGCCTTGGCGGGTCCACCAGAGACTGACGAAGCGTGTTCACGAAGGCGTCCACTCTCGAGTCGTCGAGAGGTAGTTCGGCGAGGATCCGGTTCTGCTTTTCCTCCCACTCGCTGATCATCTTCCTAAGAGCCTCGACCGTGGTCTCCACCTTGTACTTCGCCGAGTCCGTTGCGCCGCCTAGCGGGGCGGCTTGTCCCGACGCGTGCACGAGTCGCTGTGCGAGGCTAAGGTCTTCATCGTTGCGGATCGTGAAGCCAGGGGATCCGCGCATGGCCAGTAGCCCGACCCGCACCGCAAAGGAACCTAACTCGAGTGACTGGGCTACTAGCGGTAGGGCGTCGCGCGTTTCCCAGAAGCGCCATTGCCCAGCAGACTCGTGTCGTTCGTCGAGAACTTCGAGCGCCTCTCCAACGGACCGCCGGTCGAGGCGCTCCAAGAGCGGTGCTGGGTCGACTCCCGCGAGCTTGCCGAGTTTCTCCTGGGAGTACATGACCCAGGCTGCAAGCGCGATCAAGCCGGCATTCTTGTGGACGAGGGCTGCGTCGAGGTCGCGACGGCCGAATCGGTATAGGTTCGACATGTAGTCGAGTGCGCGAAGAGCGCGCGAGTCCAGGCCTGGGCCGTCGAGGGAGTGCTTGATCATCTCTACGTAGGTCCAGATGCATGCCTTTGCGCTGTCGACCGCCGCGCTTTGGTCGGCCAACTCCGCGGGAATCATAAGTTCGGCGATGTTCTGAAGAGCCACGAGCGCGTGCTCCTGGGCGTCTTCGCCGGAGGCCGGTTGGTCCAGGAGCAGACGCCAGGCGTGAGGGAACGTGAGGAGGGCAGCCTGCAGGGCGGGGAGGTCGTTCGACCTGACGGCTCTCGTGCACCTGGCTTGCGCTGCGCTCGTGGCCGCCATTGCGAACCTTGAGCCAGCCTGCACTGCGGCGTCGTCGACCTCCCAGGTCTGCGACTCAATCCAGCGCAGCTGCTCGGGTGCCGCTTTCGAGCCTCGCCGGCGCGTCTCGGACCGGATCCAATCGATCACCTCGCGGTAGTAGGTGTACCCACGCTCGGTGCGCCCGAGACGCCCGGCTCGAATTGCCTCCAAGACGCCGTCTTCCAGGTCAGCCATTTCGGCACGGATGCGGGCACGCCAATCGTTTCCCCCGGTTATGGCTGCGGCGAGGAGGGCGCGCTGCGCTCCCTGGAGTCGGCGTGGCTCCATGTCGGGCCGGATCCCGGACACGCGCAGGATTGGGTTGCCCGGCATTACGGGTGCGCCCGGACGCAGGAGGAGCCTAACCCGTGCCCCCGTGACGTCCGCCTCCTCCGGGGCGGGCGATTCGCTGGCCTTCGGCCCTATTGGTCCGTCGAGTAGCGCCTTAGCGTTGTCCAGCCGGGTGAAGTCCCACCGAACGAGTGTGGTCGGTTCTCCTTGGTAGGTGACTGCGAAGCCTTCGTCAGGCGAAGTGCCGCTGCGTTCGATCAAGTAGGGGCGGGCGTTGACCCCGTCCCAGTGCGCGGCGACCGCTTCGGCATCCTTCTCCATTCCGAGAACCTCGAGCAATAAGCCCTTTCTCAGGTTCGCAACCGTCAGTACCTCAATCTGGTGCGGATCGGAGAAGATGCGCGCGAGCCGTGCGTAAGCGATCAAGACGAGCACCACCGACGGGGCGAGCACGAAGACGGTCCCCAGCACGACGTTCAGGTCCGAGGCTAGCCACACGGCTCCTATCGCCAGCAGCGCGTTGGCTGCCGCTCCTTGGAGTAGCAGGCCGCGATACGCGATGAAGTCGACCACGGCGCGTCTCGCGGGCCCTGCTGCCAGCGGAGGCTCGGGAAATGCCTGAAAGGCTATGGCGATACCTGCTACGCCGATCGAGAGGAAGGCCGTGTGGATCTGCCAGGCATGGCCGAGTGCCTCGTGCGGCTCTGGGGCCCACTGTGCAAATAGGTGCGGCTCGACCAGCGAGCCGACCACGGTCAAGATGCCGAGCGCTACGACGAGAAGCGCTGCCTGTGGCGTCGTAAGGACCCAGAGGTAGCAACGGTCGAGCGTGCCGTCCTTGAGGTCCACCTTCCGGAGAGTAGTGGGCGCGATGACGAGGAGGCAGTGCTTGGGACCCCTGCCTGCCAGCCATCCGCACGCGTGTCCCGCGCTGCGCCCGGGGGCGCCGGCCGTGGGTGGTGCGGCTCGCGGGCGAGGGAGTAGGAGTCGAGCTGAGTCCCGAGGCGGCACGACTGTGGTCAGTGTGTGGTCAGCCGGTACCCCGGAACGGGGTCACCGGACGAACTACCCGCATGTAGTTCCGCAGGTCAGCGCGTTATCCACAGTCCAAGATCGAACTCCTAAAGCGGGTGTCGGCAGTTCGACTCTGCCCAGGCGTACAGAGGTTCGTCGCAGGTCAGGCGACGGGTTGGTGCCCGGGTAGCAGCGTTAGGGCTCTGGTTCCGGAGCCTTGAAGCCGCGGAAGACGCCATCGGTGTCGGCGGCATCCGCGAACTCGAAGAAGTCCAGGTTGCCGATCGCGAGGTTCGCCGTGATGGGCTCGACCTCCTGCGGTACCGCCCGGAAGGTGCGGCCGACCTCCTCGTTGTAGTCGTTGATGTCGACGAACATGACCGTCAGGTCCTTCATCGTGCGGGCGTCCGCGACTGCGAGGTGAGAGAGGTAGCCGTCGCGAGGCAGCCGCACCAGGTCGGGCGCCGTCAGGCCGGCCGACTCGGGCGACTCGAACGGTTGCAGCGAAGCGCCGGCTCGGTCGAAGTCTCCGGCGTCGTAGACGGCGGTCGCCGCGTTGACGGCCGCCTGCCAGGCGACATCGTCGGAGTAGTCCGTACGAAGAAGCAGTGTGCACATGTCGGCTGGCTTGGCCAGAAGCATGTTCCGAGACTAGGTCTCCGTCTCCTCTGGAGGCGGCCATCTACGGTCCTGGATCCGAGCGAGGGCCGAGCCTCGGCGGCGCTCCCTATGGCAGCAGGTCGAGGTACTTCCGGCGGGCTGGCATCGCGTGGATGACGATCTCGTCACCGCTCTCGAGCGTGAGTACCACCGTCTCGAGCAGGCGGGCCTGGGTGTCGAAGCCGAGGCGCAGCTCGCGATAGGGCGGGCCGTCGTCGTCCAGTGGCTCGATCCACAGCGACCACGCGGCCGCCTGGATCGCGTCATCCTCCGCGACGCCGTGCTTCCGCGCGCTGCGGTGGACCCTCACGCAGCGAAGTGGGCGAGCGCGGCCCGGATCGCCTCGGACCGGGTCATGTCCTGCTTGGCTGCCGCGGCGTCGAGGGCGTCGAGCTCCTCAGCCGTGAGTCGGACGGCCACGACCTGCATCGGCTCAGCCCCGCGGCCAGGGCGCCCGCGCCCTCGACGCCTCAGCGCGTGGACGTCGTAGCCCGCCTCGGCCTCATCGGCCCACTGCTGGATCTGGTCGTCGCTCACCACGCGCATATCGTATGACGAAAACTCGCGCGCGGGTAGGCCGTGCACGCTCCGAGCGTCGGCACGAGCAATCCGTCATCATGGGTGGCGTGTGCGGGCGCTCCACGGCCGACTTTCTGGCGTCGACGGCCGACCTGGCGCGTGCCGTGATCCACGCCGATGACGGCTGGCCGACGTACGACGCCGGCATGCGCTTCCTTGGCATGGCGATGGAGGCCTTGTCGCCGACAGTCGGAGTTCCAGCCGAGGAGCTGTCAGGGGGCTCTACCTCATCTGGGGTGCCCTGACGGACGCCATGGACGCGCCCGGGCGTGGCGGTGTCGAGCAGGATGTCGCCGCCGTCGCACAGATGAAGCGTGCTGCGGCGGAATGGCTCGAGGCTCTCGGCGCGGACAGCGCGAGGCGCGCCTACCTGGATCGCTGGGTCCACGAAGAGTGCGGGTACGTGCGGCGCCTGTGACTCGGGCCAGGCCGGGAATGAGAGCCGACGTGAGCCGTCGGGCTCCAGCCCCGTGGCGCAGATCAGGACGGTGGCTCGATCGCCCGGGTCGCCTGCATCAGCGAGATCACGGGCAGCCGCTCGTCGCCTGCCCCGTTGCCTCGCTGAACAGGTGCCGTAGATGCATCGTCATCGTCGCGGCGGAGTGCCCGAGGATCACCTGCACGGCCTTCACGTCCGTCCCGGCGGCGATGCGCAGCGACGCGACCGTGTGTCGCAGGTCGTGGATCTGACGCCGGTACGGGCTCAGGCGTTGGAGAAGGTCCGCAGGATGTCCGCGCCGGAACTGAGGACGACCGCGTCCTGTGCCAGGTCCTCAGGCAGGTGCTGCCGCACCTCTTCGCGGAAGAGCATCGTCGGCACGCCAGGGGCCATCAGAACCATGTCGCCGGCCGACGCGATCCGGGCGAACAGCTCCCAGGCCAACTGCCCGCTCACATGGTTCACCATGAAGCCTGACCCTGGCTCGGCAACCCCGTAGAGGTCGGCAGTCCCGTCGTCGAAGTGCAGCTCGGCGAAGTCGAACTCCGGCTGGACCCTCATGAGGTGTGGCGCCAGGAGCTCAGCCAGCACACCGTTCTCCGCCTCGGCCGGCTCACCGCCGACGAAGCGCTGCGCGTACACCTCGAAGCTCATGGCCGGAGCGTTCCACTCAGCGCTCGGCACCTCAAGAGACCTCGGGCCGCGCAGCCGTGCCTGAGCGGGGTGTCGGCAGTACAGCTAGTGACGAGGGATCTGCTGCGCGTACTGGTCGAGCACGTTCAGGATCCCTGAGTGCTGCCAGATGCGGTTGCGCTTCATGCCCGTGCGTTCGGTCAGGACCCCGGCGTCGGTGAGCTGCGCCAGCGCTCGCTGCGCGGCGACCTCGTTGGTGCCGAAGCGCCCGACGAGCAGCCGGGCGTTGACCACCGGGTTCGAGATGAGCAGGGGAACGACCCGCCAGGCGGAGGCCTGAGGTCGCAGCCGTCGAGCCGTCAGTGCCTCGCGGGCGGCGTCGACCTGAGCGGCCAGGTCGTCGACGAGCCTCACTCCGGTGGAGGCTGCGTACCGGCTCGCGCGGGTGAACTGCTCGACGATGGGCCGGGCGTCACCGCGGCGGTACGCGCCGAGTGCCGAGAAGTACGCCTCGGTGTCCGTCAGGAGCCCCGCCGAGATGGGCGCCGTCGTGCGGGTCATGACGCCCTTCCCGCGCAGGATCGCGTGGACCAGTGCCCGCCCGGTGCGGCCGTTGCCGTCGGCGAACGGGTGGATGGTCTCGAACTGCGCGTGTGCGATGGCGGCCT
The sequence above is a segment of the Cellulomonas palmilytica genome. Coding sequences within it:
- a CDS encoding ribbon-helix-helix protein, CopG family, with translation MRVVSDDQIQQWADEAEAGYDVHALRRRGRGRPGRGAEPMQVVAVRLTAEELDALDAAAAKQDMTRSEAIRAALAHFAA
- a CDS encoding tyrosine-type recombinase/integrase is translated as MSPYRRQIHDLRHTVASLRIAAGTDVKAVQVILGHSAATMTMHLRHLFSEATGQATSGCP
- a CDS encoding DUF6924 domain-containing protein, translating into MLLAKPADMCTLLLRTDYSDDVAWQAAVNAATAVYDAGDFDRAGASLQPFESPESAGLTAPDLVRLPRDGYLSHLAVADARTMKDLTVMFVDINDYNEEVGRTFRAVPQEVEPITANLAIGNLDFFEFADAADTDGVFRGFKAPEPEP
- a CDS encoding toxin, with amino-acid sequence MRVHRSARKHGVAEDDAIQAAAWSLWIEPLDDDGPPYRELRLGFDTQARLLETVVLTLESGDEIVIHAMPARRKYLDLLP